Proteins from a genomic interval of Acinonyx jubatus isolate Ajub_Pintada_27869175 chromosome B4, VMU_Ajub_asm_v1.0, whole genome shotgun sequence:
- the APOL6 gene encoding apolipoprotein L6 isoform X5, which yields MRSSGDQDDILPCEGVQQGEEGLSPEEITFLEEFPIVKEELEAGIRKLHALADHINTTHRTLTKTNMAANSMAVVSGAMSILALVLAPATAGGSLMFSAAGKGLGTAAGVTSILINILGHFRNQEARAQVSSLVPTRGHEVGEPGGQKASYLMAVGKMAYDYGSAIKDIKKDIRALQIARAHPRLATAAKRLLTTGRVSARRSRQVQRAFKGTTLLMTTNIRLLGSAMAGLSLGQDLTALLKDWKRLKEGARTKSAEELRAQTWELERTLTELTQLYESLKRRKLFQEERPRSSSSGGATGSLPQPPARRGEAGPQGTQEDEGRLSRRRASEQN from the exons ATGCGCTCCTCAGG GGACCAGGATGACATTCTTCCGTGTGAAGGTGTGCAGCAAGGAGAGGAGGGTCTGTCACCTGAAGAGATAACATTTTTGGAAGAGTTCCCCATCGTGAAGGAGGAGCTGGAAGCAGGCATCAGAAAGCTCCACGCCCTTGCAGACCACATCAACACAACCCACAGAACACTCACCAAAACCAACATGGCGGCCAACTCCATGGCGGTGGTCTCAGGAGCCATGAGCATCCTGGCTCTAGTCCTTGCTCCAGCAACAGCAGGAGGAAGTCTGATGTTCTCCGCTGCTGGTAAAGGTCTGGGGACAGCAGCTGGGGTCACCAGCATCTTGATCAACATTTTGGGACACTTTCGAAATCAAGAAGCCCGAGCTCAGGTCAGCAGCCTAGTGCCCACCCGTGGCCACGAGGTCGGGGAGCCCGGGGGGCAGAAGGCGTCTTACCTCATGGCTGTTGGAAAGATGGCTTATGATTATGGAAGTGCCATCAAGGATATTAAGAAGGACATCCGCGCCCTTCAGATAGCTAGAGCCCACCCACGTCTGGCCACTGCTGCTAAGCGTCTCCTGACCACTGGCCGAGTCTCGGCCCGAAGGAGCAGGCAGGTGCAAAGGGCCTTTAAAGGCACGACGCTGCTGATGACGACAAACATTCGCTTGCTGGGGAGTGCGATGGCGGGCTTATCCCTCGGCCAGGACTTGACCGCCCTCCTGAAGGACTGGAAGCGACTGAAGGAAGGAGCAAGGACGAAGTCTGCGGAAGAGCTGAGGGCCCAGACCTGGGAGCTGGAAAGGACGCTGACAGAACTCACCCAGCTCTATGAGAGCCTGAAGCGGAGG AAACTCTTCCAAGAGGAAAGACCCAGGAGCTCATCTTCGGGAGGAGCCACGGggtctctgccccagcccccagccaggcGTGGGGAAGCAGGACCCCAGGGGACACAAGAGGATGAGGGCAGGCTGAGCCGCCGCCGGGCCTCTGAGCAGAATTAA
- the APOL6 gene encoding apolipoprotein L6 isoform X3 — protein sequence MEAPHICQEGCLTGEDTSHSPMGRTSTALVAQELVDDQAGKGFEAGIGLQRDQDDILPCEGVQQGEEGLSPEEITFLEEFPIVKEELEAGIRKLHALADHINTTHRTLTKTNMAANSMAVVSGAMSILALVLAPATAGGSLMFSAAGKGLGTAAGVTSILINILGHFRNQEARAQVSSLVPTRGHEVGEPGGQKASYLMAVGKMAYDYGSAIKDIKKDIRALQIARAHPRLATAAKRLLTTGRVSARRSRQVQRAFKGTTLLMTTNIRLLGSAMAGLSLGQDLTALLKDWKRLKEGARTKSAEELRAQTWELERTLTELTQLYESLKRRKLFQEERPRSSSSGGATGSLPQPPARRGEAGPQGTQEDEGRLSRRRASEQN from the exons ATGGAGGCCCCTCACATCTGCCAAG AAGGCTGTCTGACTGGTGAGGACACCTCTCATTCTCCCATGGGCAGAACGAGCACGGCTTTGGTGGCCCAGGAGCTGGTGGATGACCAGGCGGGGAAAGGCTTCGAGGCTGGCATTGGTTTGCAGAG GGACCAGGATGACATTCTTCCGTGTGAAGGTGTGCAGCAAGGAGAGGAGGGTCTGTCACCTGAAGAGATAACATTTTTGGAAGAGTTCCCCATCGTGAAGGAGGAGCTGGAAGCAGGCATCAGAAAGCTCCACGCCCTTGCAGACCACATCAACACAACCCACAGAACACTCACCAAAACCAACATGGCGGCCAACTCCATGGCGGTGGTCTCAGGAGCCATGAGCATCCTGGCTCTAGTCCTTGCTCCAGCAACAGCAGGAGGAAGTCTGATGTTCTCCGCTGCTGGTAAAGGTCTGGGGACAGCAGCTGGGGTCACCAGCATCTTGATCAACATTTTGGGACACTTTCGAAATCAAGAAGCCCGAGCTCAGGTCAGCAGCCTAGTGCCCACCCGTGGCCACGAGGTCGGGGAGCCCGGGGGGCAGAAGGCGTCTTACCTCATGGCTGTTGGAAAGATGGCTTATGATTATGGAAGTGCCATCAAGGATATTAAGAAGGACATCCGCGCCCTTCAGATAGCTAGAGCCCACCCACGTCTGGCCACTGCTGCTAAGCGTCTCCTGACCACTGGCCGAGTCTCGGCCCGAAGGAGCAGGCAGGTGCAAAGGGCCTTTAAAGGCACGACGCTGCTGATGACGACAAACATTCGCTTGCTGGGGAGTGCGATGGCGGGCTTATCCCTCGGCCAGGACTTGACCGCCCTCCTGAAGGACTGGAAGCGACTGAAGGAAGGAGCAAGGACGAAGTCTGCGGAAGAGCTGAGGGCCCAGACCTGGGAGCTGGAAAGGACGCTGACAGAACTCACCCAGCTCTATGAGAGCCTGAAGCGGAGG AAACTCTTCCAAGAGGAAAGACCCAGGAGCTCATCTTCGGGAGGAGCCACGGggtctctgccccagcccccagccaggcGTGGGGAAGCAGGACCCCAGGGGACACAAGAGGATGAGGGCAGGCTGAGCCGCCGCCGGGCCTCTGAGCAGAATTAA
- the APOL6 gene encoding apolipoprotein L6 isoform X1 produces MCLQSAKRTCSVRSLDSGRPALLSIEKSRDTAWTFTTMEAPHICQEGCLTGEDTSHSPMGRTSTALVAQELVDDQAGKGFEAGIGLQRDQDDILPCEGVQQGEEGLSPEEITFLEEFPIVKEELEAGIRKLHALADHINTTHRTLTKTNMAANSMAVVSGAMSILALVLAPATAGGSLMFSAAGKGLGTAAGVTSILINILGHFRNQEARAQVSSLVPTRGHEVGEPGGQKASYLMAVGKMAYDYGSAIKDIKKDIRALQIARAHPRLATAAKRLLTTGRVSARRSRQVQRAFKGTTLLMTTNIRLLGSAMAGLSLGQDLTALLKDWKRLKEGARTKSAEELRAQTWELERTLTELTQLYESLKRRKLFQEERPRSSSSGGATGSLPQPPARRGEAGPQGTQEDEGRLSRRRASEQN; encoded by the exons ATGTGTCTCCAATCTGCAAAGAGAACCTGCAGCGTTCGTTCCCTGGATT CCGGACGCCCTGCCCTTCTGAGTATAGAGAAGAGCAGAGACACCGCTTGGACCTTCACCACAATGGAGGCCCCTCACATCTGCCAAG AAGGCTGTCTGACTGGTGAGGACACCTCTCATTCTCCCATGGGCAGAACGAGCACGGCTTTGGTGGCCCAGGAGCTGGTGGATGACCAGGCGGGGAAAGGCTTCGAGGCTGGCATTGGTTTGCAGAG GGACCAGGATGACATTCTTCCGTGTGAAGGTGTGCAGCAAGGAGAGGAGGGTCTGTCACCTGAAGAGATAACATTTTTGGAAGAGTTCCCCATCGTGAAGGAGGAGCTGGAAGCAGGCATCAGAAAGCTCCACGCCCTTGCAGACCACATCAACACAACCCACAGAACACTCACCAAAACCAACATGGCGGCCAACTCCATGGCGGTGGTCTCAGGAGCCATGAGCATCCTGGCTCTAGTCCTTGCTCCAGCAACAGCAGGAGGAAGTCTGATGTTCTCCGCTGCTGGTAAAGGTCTGGGGACAGCAGCTGGGGTCACCAGCATCTTGATCAACATTTTGGGACACTTTCGAAATCAAGAAGCCCGAGCTCAGGTCAGCAGCCTAGTGCCCACCCGTGGCCACGAGGTCGGGGAGCCCGGGGGGCAGAAGGCGTCTTACCTCATGGCTGTTGGAAAGATGGCTTATGATTATGGAAGTGCCATCAAGGATATTAAGAAGGACATCCGCGCCCTTCAGATAGCTAGAGCCCACCCACGTCTGGCCACTGCTGCTAAGCGTCTCCTGACCACTGGCCGAGTCTCGGCCCGAAGGAGCAGGCAGGTGCAAAGGGCCTTTAAAGGCACGACGCTGCTGATGACGACAAACATTCGCTTGCTGGGGAGTGCGATGGCGGGCTTATCCCTCGGCCAGGACTTGACCGCCCTCCTGAAGGACTGGAAGCGACTGAAGGAAGGAGCAAGGACGAAGTCTGCGGAAGAGCTGAGGGCCCAGACCTGGGAGCTGGAAAGGACGCTGACAGAACTCACCCAGCTCTATGAGAGCCTGAAGCGGAGG AAACTCTTCCAAGAGGAAAGACCCAGGAGCTCATCTTCGGGAGGAGCCACGGggtctctgccccagcccccagccaggcGTGGGGAAGCAGGACCCCAGGGGACACAAGAGGATGAGGGCAGGCTGAGCCGCCGCCGGGCCTCTGAGCAGAATTAA
- the APOL6 gene encoding apolipoprotein L6 isoform X4, with the protein MGRTSTALVAQELVDDQAGKGFEAGIGLQRDQDDILPCEGVQQGEEGLSPEEITFLEEFPIVKEELEAGIRKLHALADHINTTHRTLTKTNMAANSMAVVSGAMSILALVLAPATAGGSLMFSAAGKGLGTAAGVTSILINILGHFRNQEARAQVSSLVPTRGHEVGEPGGQKASYLMAVGKMAYDYGSAIKDIKKDIRALQIARAHPRLATAAKRLLTTGRVSARRSRQVQRAFKGTTLLMTTNIRLLGSAMAGLSLGQDLTALLKDWKRLKEGARTKSAEELRAQTWELERTLTELTQLYESLKRRKLFQEERPRSSSSGGATGSLPQPPARRGEAGPQGTQEDEGRLSRRRASEQN; encoded by the exons ATGGGCAGAACGAGCACGGCTTTGGTGGCCCAGGAGCTGGTGGATGACCAGGCGGGGAAAGGCTTCGAGGCTGGCATTGGTTTGCAGAG GGACCAGGATGACATTCTTCCGTGTGAAGGTGTGCAGCAAGGAGAGGAGGGTCTGTCACCTGAAGAGATAACATTTTTGGAAGAGTTCCCCATCGTGAAGGAGGAGCTGGAAGCAGGCATCAGAAAGCTCCACGCCCTTGCAGACCACATCAACACAACCCACAGAACACTCACCAAAACCAACATGGCGGCCAACTCCATGGCGGTGGTCTCAGGAGCCATGAGCATCCTGGCTCTAGTCCTTGCTCCAGCAACAGCAGGAGGAAGTCTGATGTTCTCCGCTGCTGGTAAAGGTCTGGGGACAGCAGCTGGGGTCACCAGCATCTTGATCAACATTTTGGGACACTTTCGAAATCAAGAAGCCCGAGCTCAGGTCAGCAGCCTAGTGCCCACCCGTGGCCACGAGGTCGGGGAGCCCGGGGGGCAGAAGGCGTCTTACCTCATGGCTGTTGGAAAGATGGCTTATGATTATGGAAGTGCCATCAAGGATATTAAGAAGGACATCCGCGCCCTTCAGATAGCTAGAGCCCACCCACGTCTGGCCACTGCTGCTAAGCGTCTCCTGACCACTGGCCGAGTCTCGGCCCGAAGGAGCAGGCAGGTGCAAAGGGCCTTTAAAGGCACGACGCTGCTGATGACGACAAACATTCGCTTGCTGGGGAGTGCGATGGCGGGCTTATCCCTCGGCCAGGACTTGACCGCCCTCCTGAAGGACTGGAAGCGACTGAAGGAAGGAGCAAGGACGAAGTCTGCGGAAGAGCTGAGGGCCCAGACCTGGGAGCTGGAAAGGACGCTGACAGAACTCACCCAGCTCTATGAGAGCCTGAAGCGGAGG AAACTCTTCCAAGAGGAAAGACCCAGGAGCTCATCTTCGGGAGGAGCCACGGggtctctgccccagcccccagccaggcGTGGGGAAGCAGGACCCCAGGGGACACAAGAGGATGAGGGCAGGCTGAGCCGCCGCCGGGCCTCTGAGCAGAATTAA
- the APOL6 gene encoding apolipoprotein L6 isoform X2, which produces MSSLEKKKTLRDVSPICKENLQRSFPGFRTPCPSEYREEQRHRLDLHHNGGPSHLPRDQDDILPCEGVQQGEEGLSPEEITFLEEFPIVKEELEAGIRKLHALADHINTTHRTLTKTNMAANSMAVVSGAMSILALVLAPATAGGSLMFSAAGKGLGTAAGVTSILINILGHFRNQEARAQVSSLVPTRGHEVGEPGGQKASYLMAVGKMAYDYGSAIKDIKKDIRALQIARAHPRLATAAKRLLTTGRVSARRSRQVQRAFKGTTLLMTTNIRLLGSAMAGLSLGQDLTALLKDWKRLKEGARTKSAEELRAQTWELERTLTELTQLYESLKRRKLFQEERPRSSSSGGATGSLPQPPARRGEAGPQGTQEDEGRLSRRRASEQN; this is translated from the exons ATGTCAtccttggagaaaaaaaagacgCTGAGGGATGTGTCTCCAATCTGCAAAGAGAACCTGCAGCGTTCGTTCCCTGGATT CCGGACGCCCTGCCCTTCTGAGTATAGAGAAGAGCAGAGACACCGCTTGGACCTTCACCACAATGGAGGCCCCTCACATCTGCCAAG GGACCAGGATGACATTCTTCCGTGTGAAGGTGTGCAGCAAGGAGAGGAGGGTCTGTCACCTGAAGAGATAACATTTTTGGAAGAGTTCCCCATCGTGAAGGAGGAGCTGGAAGCAGGCATCAGAAAGCTCCACGCCCTTGCAGACCACATCAACACAACCCACAGAACACTCACCAAAACCAACATGGCGGCCAACTCCATGGCGGTGGTCTCAGGAGCCATGAGCATCCTGGCTCTAGTCCTTGCTCCAGCAACAGCAGGAGGAAGTCTGATGTTCTCCGCTGCTGGTAAAGGTCTGGGGACAGCAGCTGGGGTCACCAGCATCTTGATCAACATTTTGGGACACTTTCGAAATCAAGAAGCCCGAGCTCAGGTCAGCAGCCTAGTGCCCACCCGTGGCCACGAGGTCGGGGAGCCCGGGGGGCAGAAGGCGTCTTACCTCATGGCTGTTGGAAAGATGGCTTATGATTATGGAAGTGCCATCAAGGATATTAAGAAGGACATCCGCGCCCTTCAGATAGCTAGAGCCCACCCACGTCTGGCCACTGCTGCTAAGCGTCTCCTGACCACTGGCCGAGTCTCGGCCCGAAGGAGCAGGCAGGTGCAAAGGGCCTTTAAAGGCACGACGCTGCTGATGACGACAAACATTCGCTTGCTGGGGAGTGCGATGGCGGGCTTATCCCTCGGCCAGGACTTGACCGCCCTCCTGAAGGACTGGAAGCGACTGAAGGAAGGAGCAAGGACGAAGTCTGCGGAAGAGCTGAGGGCCCAGACCTGGGAGCTGGAAAGGACGCTGACAGAACTCACCCAGCTCTATGAGAGCCTGAAGCGGAGG AAACTCTTCCAAGAGGAAAGACCCAGGAGCTCATCTTCGGGAGGAGCCACGGggtctctgccccagcccccagccaggcGTGGGGAAGCAGGACCCCAGGGGACACAAGAGGATGAGGGCAGGCTGAGCCGCCGCCGGGCCTCTGAGCAGAATTAA